The Scatophagus argus isolate fScaArg1 chromosome 12, fScaArg1.pri, whole genome shotgun sequence genome includes the window CAGCCTACCAATCCTTGTCATCTTTTTTCGCATCTCAAAATAACGCAACGCAACCTCGACCGCTGTCATAACTTGTCGACAAACATGTGTATTCGGTGATATGTCGGGCATAGCTACCTTCAGTTCGACGTCATGACCTTATCGTTTGGATGTTGCCATATTTTAGCGTTTTCCCTTTTTCTGCATTTCCTAGGCAGCCGGTGTAAATGGTCTCCTCTCTCTCCGAGATGACAGCTGGACCACTCGTGAGACACTTCCGTCTATGAGCCCCGCCCCTGTTCTGAGCCACCAGCCACTGTGCATCAGGATTTCCCTCAGGGGTCCCGCCCACTCACAGTAATATCTAACCTATGATTGGATGATTGCCCCCAAAATCACGCCCATAGCACTCTTTTTCTAATGAATGGCACATGCAGTAGACGTCTTCTCCCAAATAAGGACTCCTTGAAATCAATGAAAAGACATGTCGCGAGGGAAATACGTTTAAGATCCAAGGAAATTTTCCACTTGAAACCTCAGCTGATACTACAAaagtatattttaatttaagagTACTGTGAGTCGTTGCAGTGCAAAGGGTTACAATCCAATGGCTCGTATTTGCAACCATTTCAAATGCAGATGAGTGAATTTGGTTaggcaaatatttttttttcttctttcctcagCCTATAGCAGTTGTGCAGTGGTGTGTTGTGTCTTAGACAGGCCCTGTGAAAGCAATGATATGATAGATAGCTCCTTTTGTCAGATTTAGTTGTAACTCCAGTGGGGCAACTGGGCACAGTAAGGAACTGCATAGTGATATTACTAAAGTAAGCTGCTATTATTTTCAGTACATAATCAAGCTTGAGAGCTTGTTTAAATATACTTTGGTCAGCGCTGTGCCATATTCTGATTATACCACCTTATCATACCTTCActtagtaaaataaaaaaaagacatctaTATATGGCAATGTGGTCTCCCTCATCTGACATTTGACCACAAGCCAGAGCCTGACTGAGATGTGCTTTTCCGTTTGCTGAAACTAATTCATTACgtgtattcatgtgtttatatgttaCCTAAAGCTACTCAAGGAAAAGAGACTTTTTAGCAACCAGTTAACTCCAAAAACAAAGCTTGTCTTGTTAAGGGAAAGAGTTTAAAGAAGAAACACAACTGGAGACTGCTGGgttttctaaaaataattttagCAAAATCTTTCACCAAAATTAACCTAATTAAAGGTAGACTTATTGGTTTTACGGTGTActaacaaagcaaaaaaaaaaagccctaaAAGAGCTACTCAGTTTCAGTTACTTTCCACTCCAGTCTTTGGGAGTATTATTTACTGCTTGCTTGCTGAGTTAGTCTTGTTAGTACAGTTTTCAAGTCCTCCAAGGCAGACTCACCCTTCATTTGTATCCTGTAGTAGTAGCATACATCACCCCACCCCACTCCCATGTGCTGCAGGGCCTGTTGGGTTGGTTTAACAGCAGCATGTCTTGGTCTTCTggttttttgtaaaaaaaaaaaaaaaaacagacttgcTCATCCAGGTGTTActggtttgacattttcagaccAGTACTTACCAACTGAGTGAACAACTATTTATTATGGTACTCTGTTGATACCACAGGGATATtcgttgtgtgtgtgaattgtttgaaaatgtgttggGGTCCACCAtcttgtgtgtgctgctgtctaCCATAAGCCTGTTGAAGCTGACAGTAATTCGAGCACAGCTAGCTGTGTCAGCGTTTTCTTCCTTGAGAGGAACACTCTCTGTATCACCCAGTGAAACTGAGCCTTGCACCTGTGGTTCCACTCAATATGTGCATCTAAACAGGTAAACATGATTGTTCAGTATGCAGTgtattacatttttgtcataCCAAGTCTAGGTATAGGACACTCCTGAGACTTAACAAGATACAGAAGTAGGGTGCATCCTTTCACCCTAGATGGTTTCTAAATGATTCATCCATGGAACTGAGTCATTAATTCATTAGTTCACAGGAGAACACACAAAGCTAGAtgttcacaaagcacacaagGCTGACCATCTCATGTTTCTCTGCTCAGAGGCACAGCCTCTCTCTCCATTGGTCAACCTCCAATCAGACGTGATCTCTGTGGCCTCTATATTGATAGGGTTCCGTTGCCATACCAACCATGCAAGCTGGGAGATTTCTGGTCCACCCGCTAGTCCATTGTTTGGCCAAGAGGTTATCCATTTTCAGATATGTTGTGCTGTGCAAGCTAAATGTGACAcagcataattttttttcacacactgcagcaccagTCGATGTAGCACACTGTGGCCTTGCTTATCAACTCACTGACTACagtcacaaaacacatgcatactGCTTAGTGCTGTCATGTAGCTTGCACAGCATTTTCCATCTATGGGCaggggaataaaaaaatatgtacatacGATATACATAATGCAGTGGCTGAACATGAAGGTAGATGCAAATGGAGCAAGATGTAGTCATGGCAGCAGTgtcatatatatcatatatatatacaatttgcgcctggggagcaaattgggagttaagtgccttgctcaaggacgCATCAGGTGGTTAAGGGGGCAGGGGGGGTTCCTGCGACCCTTtggtcacaagccacttctccagcctctaggccacggctgccacATCATGACATCAACATtaagagtaaataaataatgagtTATAATTACTCAAATGTCACTCTttatacttacttacttatactatactataattatacaattaaaataaagttaagGAGTACTTGTGATAATAAATTCACCATCATTGACCTGTGCTCCTTTAATAAATAATGCATATGTTCTTAGTCAGTTTTTTGGAGACATGCTATTCCTGTGTACTTTCTGTAATACAAGAGCACGAAAGATAACAGGAAGTTGAAACACTTTAGATATCAAATACGTTAGTTAACCATTCATTTCGGCTTTCAGATCATTTGTATTCTTAATCAAGACACTCATCTCATCCCGATTAAAATTCTTATACTCTCACCGGTTCCCACCGTCTGCCCTTAAGtcaataaaaagagaaatgtcaCCACCCAGTGGTCATTTGCTGTCATTACACAGAAGCTGTGGCAGAATATGCACTGCAGTTACACCATTGCAGAGGTGCTGATATTACACAAATCTGTTATGACATGAAGcctctcctccctgtcctgTCCTGAAAGGCTAGGACTTATGTGTTAAATTCCCATATATGGCTAGTGCAAATGTACCTCAGTACATTTAACCTGACTCTAGAATGACTTCAAGCTCCAAAATAACAGTTGGAAGTCTACATTTCAAATCAGAGCACTGTCTAAGTGTTTTGTGAGGTGGTGTACACTGATGGGACACCTCATAAAAACTGACACCCTGAAAACACCCCAAGCATTGCACACAATCCAGAGCTGCTGACGTAAATGTTTAGGTCTTTCAATAGGGAGGATATTTCCAGTCCTTGAAATTTTAAACACAGGCCGTACTTCACTGTCAGAAAGGAGGAGGCAAGTCAGACGAGAATAGGGTGTCTTTTGACTTGTGTGTATACCTGAGACGGCGGGGCCTTCTCTGCTAGCCCGCTCAAAGTCACTCAAAGTATTGTCCTCTTGTGTGAattctttgtttgtgtcataAAATTCTGTTTGTCATGCTATTTATCCCATCACTTTATGCCActtcaatataaataaaaactatattGACAGAAGCAATATgtacaaaatacagacaaacatattttaatgataACAAGATACATATGACTTCATGAGTCCAAAGATACTTATAGGATAATTCCCAATGTCTTACAGGTGAGTTACAAACTTCTAGACCATGTTCTGTATTTTCAACAGTGAAAGCAGAGTCATTGTGCTTAACAGAGGAAAATACATGATGTGGTGATGGGGCGCTTACAATACAGGAAATGTGgttagttttattttcctctgaacaCATAAAGAACAGCAATTCAAGCCACTGCATTATTACAAAAAGCCATATCAAACCTAATAACGGAGAGCTGAAACAGATTGTCactttacacacatacagtacattctcAATAGGATTAGCTTATGTCTCATGCTGGGATGTCACAGGAATCCCAACTTCcacaacagaattaaaaaagaaaagtctgaaaaGCTCACTGGTGCTTGAAACCCTTGGAGATTATTATAGTGCCGAAAACTTAAAGACTAGGAAGAAAAGCATCATTACCTTacaattggggggggggggggtgttaagAGTTTATACAAACCCTCAACTGAGCCACAAAATCTGAgcatgttgtattttatttttcaccaatAGCCCCCCAGCATGTGGTGTACCGTGCTCAGAAACTGCTCTTGCACAGCTAAAGCATGTGACTGACCTGAAATGGTCAAAAGTCTGTGTCTGTAACctaacagaggaagagaaggagagtaCGAGGAGAAGTGAAGACAGAGTGAatcatcacattaaaaaaaaaaggttgagcatgtctctctccttctcagtctctccactcctctctgcctttctgtgtTGCTGGCTCTTGGCTGTGGCCCAGAGGAATTCTCTGGTGGCCTTGGTAAATATAACATTTAGAATAACAGCACCCTACCAGAGCCCCCGTGTGTGGACTTAACCCAGTTCCTGGGTCCTTGTTGCGTTGCCTGCGGCTCTAACGGGTAGAATAACAggccttcattttctttcctgacCTAGGTAAGAGACCAGAGAGGACTAAGGTCTAATTTAGTAGGGCCAGAGATCTGGAAGGTTTCTGTCAAGCCTTTTTCCTGCCCACTGGGACACCACAAAAGGGTAACGTTGCTCTTCTAAAAAAAGGGGCTCAATCTGGTCCAAAGGAGCATGTGGGGATGCAGGACTTGATGCAGTTAGTTAAGTAACCAGGGTTGCTCAAATGAAATATCCTTTACAGTAACGTCTGATTAGGGGGCAGTTCCTGATTAGAGGGAGCCAGAACAAATTGACATTCAACTGAAATGCAAAATCTAAGACTTTTGTGGCTCAGCATCATCGTAAAATAGCTCAACACTTAAATCTCCCCTTGACACAGTATTATCGATTCACTTAAATCACAGAGAAACGGTCACTGGGGACAGTAACAAGTTTAGGCACCttgatgtgtgtgattttacATTGGAGAGGACTTAGCATCAGAACTTGACAGAGCCTCCTCTTTTTGTTGCAGTTCACTGACAGCTCACATTTGAATGGAAAAGAAACTCAAAGAGAATGTAGACCATTTGACTGTTCAGTTATTATTTGTGAACAAGAGCAATAATGTCCCCTGAAACTTCACGTGTCATTAATCTGTGATGTCACTGAGACACAGTTTCTGAGGCTCCTTTAATGATGAATGAGCGAGATGTGGCATTTTCCTGTATCTAAACAGGATATCGTACATGTCAGAGTTGCACTATGAAACAAAAAGAGTCTATGAACCTGCTTGTCTCCTTCTCATTATCTGGGTTCTCTTATTTCTAGCTTTGTGAGAGACCTGTCAATACATCCATTCATGTTCATAGTAGGACATTTGCATCCTCTTTAAAATGGATTTTCACTTTAAGAACGCACACGTTTGTCGGCTTTGTGACCATCATGCACTACAATTCATATGTGCCAGAACTGGACTTGAAATCTGTACAATTTGTATTTAGTCATCAAGTATCTCTAATTATAATACACATTCCTGCTCTGAAACAACAAATGGCATATGTTACATATCTACAGACCAATATGTGATGGGTGCAATACTGTGAAGAGCACAAGAGACAGCACACCGCATACTGTGTCATCTATAGTATATCAGTATTGCATATTGTAACTATATTTATAcatgtttatataaatatagataATTATATTTCTATGtacattttgatatttcaaCATTgcataaagaataaaataaataatacaaatataatcAAATCTTACAGTAAGTATGATTTGAGAAATGCTATATTAGAGCCAAAATAGTCCTAacagatgaaataataatgataataaacaattattattccatttaaaaaaaaaatcacggcCTACAGTCTGGCATAACAGTACAACCTACACCACATTTACCCTGCAGGTTACCATGTGGGACTGCTGGAATGACTGGAGAGGGTGGAATAAGGACAGGAAAAATTGGGTCTTGTTTCCTTCTGCTCAGTCTGTCTGGaaatttgcgtgtgtgtgtagagaagtttgtgtgtaagtgcgtgcgtgtgtatgtgtgtgtgtgtgtgtggaggtgtgcATAAGTCTGCAAGTGTGGTTTTTCAAATGTTGtaggaggtcaaaggtcaggacAGACTCCTGCACTTTCACCTTCGGATGTCGGTGGCCTCGGGGTCTTCCTGCTCAGCCACCAGTCCGGCCTCTGGACTCTGGCGACGAAGTCCCTGACTGCGGTTGCGTGGGTGAGTGTTGAAGCCTGCCTTAGCAGGTTTTTCCTTCTCGCCTTGCCGTGGTGGACGTGGGTGCTCTGGTTCAGGGTGGGAGGGTAAGTTGCGGCGGTGATGTTCGGTGGTGGCGCCGGCAGGAGACGGGGtgagggaggagcagaggctCAGGCTGTCGCACAGAGCCCCCCAATTCTGCTCGCACTGCAGCCGGACACTCCGTGTCAAcgcctccttcacctcctctccgCAGCTCAGAAGAATATTCACCAGCTCCACATATGGACTGAACAGATAGATAACTCACATGAAGCTTTTGATTTAACATTTGGAACTAAGATACATCTTGGTCTAGGAAATGACAGAGGTAAGTGGGATGgttaaagaacagaaaaggttTAAACTGAGAAGAATCCAGGGAAGGTGaacaaagagataaaagagCAGGTCAACGTGCTCCTCAGACCAACCACTTACCCTTTGGGGAAGAGATCTTGGAAATGGATCATTTCCACCATAACGGCCACATTCTCCTTCGCGGCCGAGCACAGGTTGTGTTTGATATAGCACTCTCTCTGGAGCTGGAACACCATCTCTTTAATGGACACACACTTTCTGCTGATACAGCTGAACTTGTGCCGCAGCCCATGTGCCATACATTTCAGAGCGTCCTTGATGAAGGACTTCCCCTATGTGAACACAGATGCAACTTTTGAGTGAATTATAACCACAAAGTCCCTTGAACTTGATGAAAGTTGAGAGTTTACACACCAGCCAAAGGAAACTTGGGCAAATGTGCCCAATTTGCCCAAGCAACTTGGCCATATTTACGTGTACTGTTGACTTGTGTAGTCCTTACACATAATacattttggtattttgtgTGCACCTGTTTTGGTGGTACTGGAGTTAAAGTGTGATTGCATCAGAGCAAACATTGCATGAACGTGTAACTATATGCTTCTAACACACAAGGGGGTAATGAAATCCTGCATGCATAGCAGTAAATTGTGTTATTCTTCTGCTGTAATCATCTGTATTTGTCTTCCAAAGATGTAAGTTCCTAGCATGTGACCCTATAAACATATTAAGACCCCAGTCAGGGCTGCTTTGGCAAGGGTTTCAGCCTCCACTATGTATGAAAAGGGAGCTAACTGGGCTTCTGGCCAACTGGCTCATCACCCCTGATCCTAAACTGTACATGCACTGATCCACAGAGAGGGAAGTTCccaagagaggaaaagagataacgagatgtgtgcatgtatgatgGCAATTTTataaaaaactgatttattttatgtagacaaaaacagcacaagtTACATTTGTTAATGAATGACTAGGATGGAGCGCTGAAccagtgagaaagaaaaggaatgtTGCCTCAGGTTATACCattttgcagacacacagacagactagTTTAGTACCTGAGAGTCAAATTTGCCAGCGTTGTGCAGGAACGTCATGCAGATTTCCTGTAGCCCTCGTATCTCGCAGGAGTTATTCTCAAAGCACTCAAACACACCACAGCCGACATCCCCTGCACTCACCAGGCAGTGCTGGATCTCAGCTGGAAAGAGAGAACAGGTTAGGGGAGGGACCTTATCATCTGTTCACAGCAGAGACAGCGGCAGATTATTACAGGCACGCTGGCATCGAGGACCGGACGGCTTGAAGGCGCAACTCCTCTTCGGCACAGATTGCTGTGCAAATCACAAAGCTGTTGTGGTGTGTCATTATTGCCACAGACACTGGCGGTTGTTTGTGTCTTCCTGACCTGGAGTCTGAGAGAATAAAAGGGGATGTGTTACGATGGGGTGGTCTAATTTCCAAAGATGAGGGGTTCCTGCAGAGGAACACTTGGGAACATATATTACTGTGTCACTCTGCACCACAATCCATCTGCACTGCCTAGCATTGAGATGGGATGGTGCATTGCAGATACTGTACGGCCTTGACTACTTGTGGAtgaaacacaaatgcatttctGATGTCTGTCAATTAACTGTGCATCAACAAGTTTCTGATTAGGACTACAGCATTCAAAGATGACCTGAGAATACATACTGAAATCAGTAGTATCAAAAAGGTGCATCATTAGCTACATGTGAGGTGCAACAGCAGCAATACAGCCAAAATCTCTGGAAATATGTAAGTTTATGTCATGTGAGCACATAATATCAGAGGCTGTGCGCTTTTCTCTTTATCGGAGCCATGGAAGACATGAATGAAAGAGATGACACAAGGACAGAAATGACCATGAGAAAGTGAAGGTCTCTCTTTTTACGCCAAATCCCTGTCTAAGAGCATGTATTCTGACACATCTGACCAACAGGGAGCTTATCACAGGGACGTCTGCTTACCCGATGTGACATCGTAGGGAGTGTTTCATTCTTAAGTTAACATGGCAAATTGCCGGTTAGGTTGGGAGTCAAGGGGCCACATCATGTTTTACTTTGGCTGTGAAAGACCCAATTCGCTGACTTAGAGAAACATAATTACTAACGTGATTTGTCTTGGAGCAAATAACTGATGCGCGTAAGGGCATTTTCCTTCAGCCGGAAGTGCGCACCAGTTGCGTGAAGAAGACCTTTTATTCCTCCGCAGCAAAAGACTTATTACAAATCACGATTGTCAACAAGGGGGCCTCTATTGGGGggcattaatgtgtgtgtgtgtgtgtgtgggggggatgGGGTAGGGTTTGTAGTCAAGAGTTGAACTTTAGTGTGCAGGAAAAGTGAGCCGCTGTCAGCAGTGCTTGTTTTGGCATCGCGGGAATGTGCTTGGATCGTACGAGCTTGGCCGCAACGTGCATTGAATTACACAGTAGTGTTAGCAGGGTCTCTGCTATGAATTGAGTTTGTCCCTATTTTCTCAACTCTGAGGCACGTTAACAGTTAAGCCGTCATATTTTGACGCACATATGGGCTCACATGGTGTGTCGCAAGTCATGCTGTGAGTGAGTCAATCTGCCAATACGAACAACACGTTTCTGGGAAAATGCAGCAGTCCAATGCGGTGTCAGTGCACTGTGTTAATAAGGCAAATCACACTTGTCTTTTGTGGGATTTCAGAATTTCCCCAGATGATTGGTTCACTAAATAAACTTAACTACGCCGGTGAACAGCCACCACACTACTACAATCATTACTGCTCTACTAACCTGCGTGAACACACCATTCAATAGTCACTGCAAGAGAGAGCACATGCAAAAGCCAGATTTCTTCCAGAAAACCACCGAAACTGTGATCTATAACACGTACACCAGCGCGCACGCACACCTAGATGCGCTGCCGTATACATTACCTATTACCTTGTGCAATTCTATTAATAGTTTACTAACATATTGAATTTCTGTCTGAGAGTATTTTCAAGATATCGTCTTTCTGAGTAATCGAAAAAGGTCACCGTAGTGCCGGGATTTAAGTTAAAAACTGCGCCTTGCGGACGGGTCCCCAGCATGGTTTAATTTGCAACCACAGACAAACGGGTATGGACAAAACCCGCGCGGATGCATGGCCAAGAAACCTCCACATTTTCATCCCCACTGACACTCATTGCTTACCTGTATTCTGCAGGGAGAGGCGTCCTTTCTGGCTCGCAGGCTTCTCCGGGGGGCTGTCATGAACATCAGTATTATCCGATCCCACTACTTGCTCCAACACTGACAAAACCAGCAGCGCCACGGCCAGTTTGACCAACATTGCGTTTCCAACGGTGTGCTTCGATTCCCAGCAAGGATCCCCGGCAGTGCGcgaatatgtgtgtgtgtgcgtgtgtgtgtgtatgtgtatgtgtgtgaggattCACCTTGGATCAGCGCAGTTGCGGCTTAGTGTCTTATGGGGCAGCTGTGGGACTGAATGCATGAGCTGGAAGAGATGCTGCCTATATTTCTCAGAGCCCCGGGTGTCAATTTGGATGAAGGAGTTAAGCAGGTGTTGTCGGTTGGGGCGTCACAACCAATCAGAGACGCAGACATCCACGACCAAGGGTTTAGGGGAGTGTCCAGTGAAAGTCCCCTTTTTGCAATAAAACTGGCGCCATAAAGCAATATGCATGAGTAAGTTGACAGCGCTGGGATTCACAAACCAAATCTGCAAAAGTCAATCATATAATACCAAGTAAAGACCTAAAATATCACAGAACAGGCTTACTATTTCCACAGCTCATATGTATGATATCGCAAGGTAACTTAGAGTCCCTGCTTGTTGCAGCAGTGAAAACCTAAGTAGAAAGTTTTTGCAATAAAACTGGAGCACTTATTTAGGCTACAAGGCTAAGTGTGAGAGCAGTTCAGGGATCAAGAAATACCAAGCCTGCCAACAAACCTGAGAAAAATGAAGCATATGATGCCCCCTGGTCTCTACATAAAATAGGCTTAGCTTGTAAGTCTATAACCTACTGAGTCATTAATTAATGGTAATTAAGTTAATATCAGCCTCAAACGTGTCTGTGGTCATTAACTTCACAGAAAGTGACTTCACAGAAACTGCATCCTCAAGCTGAAAGTCCCTACAAACAGAGTGCCAGCGACTAACTTTTTTATGGGAAAGTGAATATGAAGTGGTCTGTTACACAATGCCCATTAGTCTGTGACAATGAGGTCGGCTAACCGCTACTACAGAGAGTAATCTAAGAATAGAGGACCAACATTGGCAGGGTTGCACATTTGGAGACGTTAGAGGAATCTTTTTCAAGAGCAACACTTGAGGATGCCATGTGCAATAACTGCAAGCAAACTGAGCCTGCTGCAGGAACATAATGTGTCTGTCTTCAAAATGTTTCCAGTGACCTAATGGTGTTAACTACTCTCAGGTAAAATGCCC containing:
- the stc2a gene encoding stanniocalcin-2a — protein: MLVKLAVALLVLSVLEQVVGSDNTDVHDSPPEKPASQKGRLSLQNTAEIQHCLVSAGDVGCGVFECFENNSCEIRGLQEICMTFLHNAGKFDSQGKSFIKDALKCMAHGLRHKFSCISRKCVSIKEMVFQLQRECYIKHNLCSAAKENVAVMVEMIHFQDLFPKGPYVELVNILLSCGEEVKEALTRSVRLQCEQNWGALCDSLSLCSSLTPSPAGATTEHHRRNLPSHPEPEHPRPPRQGEKEKPAKAGFNTHPRNRSQGLRRQSPEAGLVAEQEDPEATDIRR